One window of the Lycorma delicatula isolate Av1 chromosome 3, ASM4794821v1, whole genome shotgun sequence genome contains the following:
- the LOC142321845 gene encoding uncharacterized protein LOC142321845 isoform X1, whose translation MEFTKAMTANIILLIGFTVMIPLAFGEYKFHPKFLHHLSRNGSVNGTHDLIIGNLTGGDILLYHSGIVAAGKANESFTYDFQYPAYGYNNLTISYLKVIDLLGEGKNGYPSLKEGGVGYNYTVISFKSNSSYGLNFNLTIYGNVNQFNRTMLQLYKNH comes from the exons atggaGTTCACCAAAGCGATGACagcaaatataattcttttaatcgGATTTACCGTAATGATTCCTTTGGCATTCGGTGAATATAAATTTCACCCCAAATTCCTTCACCACCTTAGTAGAAATGGAAGTGTAAATGGTACACATGATCTTATTATTGGAAATCTAACCGGAGGAGATAT ATTACTATACCATAGTGGAATCGTTGCAGCTGGAAAAGCGAATGAAAGTTTTACTTATGATTTCCAATATCCGGCATACGGttacaacaatttaacaattagtTATTTAAAGGTCATCGATTTATTAGGAGAAGGTAAAAATGGATATCCGTCTTTGAAAGAAGGAGGAGTTGGATACAACTACACCGTCATCAGTTTTAAGTCAAACAGCAGTTATGgactcaattttaatttaacgatCTACGGAAACGTTAACCAGTTTAATAGAACGATGCTTCAACTTTATAAAAACCATTAA
- the LOC142320948 gene encoding uncharacterized protein LOC142320948, with protein MEFTKAMTANIILLIGFAVMIPLAFGEYKFHPKFHHQLRGNGSINGTHDLFIGNLTEGDVLLYHSGIAAAGKGNESFTYDFQYPAYGYNNLTISYLKVIDLLGEGRNGYPSLKEGGVGYNYTVISFKSNSSYGLNFNLTIYGNVNQFNRTVHQIIRKH; from the exons atggaGTTCACCAAAGCGATGACAGCAAACATAATACTTTTAATCGGATTTGCGGTAATGATTCCTTTGGCATTCGGTGAATATAAATTTCATCCCAAATTCCATCACCAACTCAGAGGAAATGGAAGCATAAATGGTACACATGATCTTTTTATCGGAAATTTAACCGAAGGAGATGT ATTACTATACCATAGTGGAATTGCTGCAGCTGGAAAAGGGAATGAAAGTTTTACTTATGATTTCCAATATCCGGCATACGGttacaacaatttaacaattagtTATTTAAAGGTCATCGATTTATTAGGCGAAGGTAGAAATGGATATCCGTCTTTGAAGGAAGGAGGAGTTGGATACAACTACACCGTCATCAGTTTTAAGTCAAACAGCAGTTATGgactcaattttaatttaacaatctacGGAAATGTTAACCAGTTTAATAGAACGGTTCatcaaattattagaaaacattaa